In one Verrucomicrobiota bacterium JB022 genomic region, the following are encoded:
- a CDS encoding TonB-dependent receptor, whose amino-acid sequence MKFRSASKSAELAKSASCFRHLMCGASRGLVYLLAGSSLFSAVSAQDTSTAPAPEASAQAPTGSGEIRGRVFNAETGRAVSRAIVTIDGTSRQTLTNDFGEYSFYNVPSGPVRVRVSFTGRDPLYRTVEVPVDGSAQSDFTFSAPTASGEDDETVYELDAFVVRASDYQTASQIAIQQERTALTQRNVVDTDAFGIVPDGNVGEFIKFMPGVQVNYGQGYSSGADASSVSVRGLSSSQIPITVDGLPISSSVPGSLTREVALDTLSINNAARVEVIKVPTPDQPNASIGGTVNLVSKSAFEYPKPTLRFRIWLTVNSENFDDFWKKTPGPADEKTYKALPGAELSYAYPVTDTFGFTVNLAQSNSFNPGTSAKTDYKFDGNRELGPYVNADGTVIGDLREDKGGTGGVFGDAAHPYLNTISVTDTPRSSTRTSGSLKLDWRPIEGHLLTFNIQHSIYESREAARRFQMSAETDRGVISFGPDHMVSDVYSGSSGIDVESLDREGDATSGYVRWKYTKGPWDAEATASYSLSNGSLDSSGNGHFSNAELSMGNVYLARFADIDDGLPGTVEYYGLTEGVPAPYPSNSAARKELANPARLSELVDQGVLYRLDPTKLSSYELESGYNPNNPAAGSLVVKTGQSESRTTIKTYKADLRRELDFIPLDFVNLAAKVGVYREEREDEKWGEGVGRRFAYVGSGLSPEDFRDTEYVGIDPGFGFEPREWLDVYKLYDYYQDNPTAFDDTDDRPVWDGQQYTPSLAAQNWDTYVTQQKSIKETKDDYYFQLESNWFDNRLTIVGGFRQSSYEREGRVPYRNGSWKELRIRQDEDGDGWWDPIPAVYKPDLSPVSFADYTSAGRDAAFFYNPTIYNSPVLYTDPNGTGEQISMREYLDRFDVVYNTPTDMEAEPFDPANPLDVNRQRIARAKYVPGREVGGKVKTDPSPIISSSYDLTDKITLRAAWSKVNGMPEIEGAKGLVREFRIDDKPLGESGNIVIPNRNLEPEISENWDFSISYYTDNGGKITLSYFMKEVTNNSTDLVYYLGYTENEAAARALAESFGVPFESRYYSDNWAIKTPVNIDTPQKTRGYEIEVQQSLGILGDWGKNIQIYASMSDQDTDEIEQVVVLSNNPNVDPDPVTPSTSFSSEQSNLAINGGLNWAIWRFTTRVNVAWRDEKITRTAEAYLFPDPLVDDKTEENRTPIYFYEPARTTVDLTVSYRFWKEYYLSVSGRNITNAEHESYVRGPDLPDYAHTIERSKYGVMWTVGISGTF is encoded by the coding sequence ATGAAGTTCCGATCCGCTTCGAAGTCGGCTGAGCTGGCTAAGTCTGCCTCGTGTTTCCGTCACTTGATGTGCGGAGCCTCGCGAGGTCTGGTTTACCTGCTGGCCGGGTCATCCCTGTTCTCCGCTGTCTCTGCGCAAGATACCTCCACTGCTCCGGCACCCGAGGCCTCTGCGCAAGCCCCCACTGGTTCCGGCGAAATCCGCGGCCGCGTCTTCAACGCGGAAACGGGTCGCGCTGTCAGCCGGGCTATCGTCACCATCGACGGGACCTCCCGCCAGACGCTGACGAACGACTTCGGTGAATACTCGTTCTACAATGTCCCCTCTGGGCCCGTTCGCGTTCGCGTGAGCTTTACCGGTCGCGACCCGCTCTACCGCACGGTGGAAGTGCCGGTCGACGGTTCCGCCCAAAGCGACTTTACCTTCTCCGCCCCCACCGCGAGCGGTGAAGACGATGAGACGGTCTACGAGCTCGATGCTTTTGTGGTGCGCGCCAGCGACTACCAGACCGCCAGCCAGATTGCGATCCAGCAGGAGCGCACGGCGCTGACGCAGCGGAACGTCGTCGACACGGACGCCTTCGGCATTGTGCCGGACGGTAACGTAGGCGAGTTCATCAAGTTCATGCCAGGTGTGCAGGTGAATTACGGCCAAGGATATTCCAGCGGCGCTGATGCGTCGAGCGTCTCGGTTCGCGGCCTTTCTTCGAGCCAGATTCCGATCACGGTCGACGGTTTGCCGATTTCTTCCTCCGTCCCGGGCTCCCTGACTCGTGAAGTGGCACTCGATACCCTTTCGATCAATAATGCCGCCCGCGTTGAAGTGATCAAGGTGCCTACGCCTGACCAGCCGAATGCCTCCATCGGCGGTACTGTGAACCTCGTCTCCAAGTCAGCCTTCGAATATCCGAAGCCCACGCTCCGTTTTCGAATCTGGCTGACGGTGAATTCGGAGAATTTTGACGATTTTTGGAAGAAGACCCCCGGGCCGGCAGATGAAAAGACCTACAAGGCGCTCCCCGGTGCTGAGTTGTCTTACGCCTACCCGGTAACGGACACTTTTGGTTTCACCGTCAACCTGGCCCAGTCCAACAGCTTCAACCCTGGGACCTCGGCCAAGACAGATTATAAGTTTGATGGGAATCGCGAGCTCGGGCCATACGTTAATGCTGATGGCACTGTTATCGGTGATCTGCGCGAGGATAAAGGCGGCACCGGAGGTGTCTTTGGCGACGCCGCCCACCCCTACCTGAATACGATTTCGGTTACGGATACTCCCCGGTCCTCGACGCGTACCTCTGGAAGCTTGAAGCTCGACTGGCGCCCTATTGAAGGGCATTTGCTGACGTTCAATATCCAGCACTCTATTTACGAATCTCGCGAGGCCGCTCGGCGTTTCCAGATGTCCGCTGAAACTGACCGCGGGGTTATTAGCTTCGGTCCCGACCACATGGTCAGCGATGTGTACAGTGGAAGTTCGGGGATCGATGTTGAATCGCTAGACCGCGAGGGGGATGCTACCTCCGGCTATGTCCGCTGGAAGTATACAAAAGGCCCGTGGGACGCAGAAGCCACCGCGAGCTATTCCCTTTCCAATGGTAGCTTGGATAGTAGCGGCAACGGACACTTTTCGAATGCCGAGCTGTCGATGGGAAATGTGTATCTGGCGCGCTTTGCGGATATCGACGACGGGCTCCCAGGCACCGTCGAGTATTATGGCCTTACTGAAGGAGTCCCTGCTCCTTATCCTTCGAATAGCGCTGCCCGCAAGGAACTCGCGAATCCTGCTCGACTGTCGGAACTGGTTGATCAAGGGGTGCTCTACCGGTTGGACCCAACAAAGCTGAGTTCCTATGAACTCGAGAGCGGCTATAATCCCAATAATCCGGCAGCGGGTAGCCTCGTTGTCAAAACGGGCCAGAGCGAAAGCCGTACTACAATCAAGACCTATAAAGCCGATTTGCGTCGTGAGCTCGACTTTATCCCCCTTGATTTCGTGAATCTGGCGGCTAAAGTCGGTGTATATCGCGAAGAGCGTGAAGACGAAAAATGGGGCGAAGGCGTGGGACGTCGATTTGCCTATGTCGGGTCAGGGCTTTCTCCGGAGGATTTCCGCGACACGGAATATGTCGGAATCGACCCCGGCTTTGGCTTTGAGCCGCGTGAATGGCTAGATGTCTATAAGCTTTACGATTATTATCAGGATAATCCTACTGCGTTTGATGATACGGATGACCGGCCAGTGTGGGATGGGCAACAATATACGCCCTCTCTTGCCGCACAGAACTGGGACACTTACGTAACTCAGCAAAAGTCGATAAAGGAAACCAAGGATGATTATTATTTCCAGCTCGAAAGTAACTGGTTTGATAATCGCCTGACAATCGTTGGAGGCTTTAGGCAATCATCATACGAACGTGAAGGCCGCGTCCCTTATCGTAACGGTAGCTGGAAAGAACTCCGGATAAGGCAAGATGAAGATGGTGACGGTTGGTGGGATCCGATCCCCGCTGTTTACAAGCCGGACCTGTCGCCCGTTTCTTTCGCGGATTATACGTCTGCAGGAAGGGATGCAGCCTTTTTCTATAATCCCACAATTTACAATTCCCCAGTGCTTTATACTGACCCCAACGGGACGGGAGAGCAGATCTCGATGCGTGAATATCTTGATCGGTTTGATGTGGTTTATAATACGCCTACCGATATGGAAGCGGAGCCTTTCGATCCGGCAAACCCTCTGGATGTAAATCGTCAGAGGATTGCGCGGGCAAAGTATGTGCCTGGGCGAGAGGTTGGTGGTAAAGTGAAGACTGATCCGTCGCCGATTATCAGCAGCAGTTATGACCTGACCGACAAGATTACGCTCCGTGCCGCGTGGTCTAAGGTGAACGGTATGCCGGAAATTGAAGGTGCCAAAGGTCTTGTTCGTGAATTCAGAATCGACGACAAGCCCTTGGGAGAGTCGGGTAATATTGTGATCCCTAATCGCAACCTTGAGCCCGAAATTTCCGAAAATTGGGACTTTAGTATCTCCTACTATACCGATAATGGCGGTAAAATTACCCTGAGTTACTTTATGAAAGAGGTAACCAATAATTCTACCGATTTGGTCTATTACCTTGGGTATACAGAGAATGAGGCTGCAGCACGGGCCTTGGCAGAATCTTTTGGTGTGCCGTTTGAATCCCGCTACTATAGCGATAACTGGGCCATTAAGACACCAGTGAATATCGATACACCGCAAAAGACTCGCGGTTACGAAATCGAAGTTCAACAAAGCTTGGGAATCTTGGGCGACTGGGGAAAGAATATCCAGATCTACGCCAGTATGTCGGACCAAGATACGGATGAGATCGAACAAGTTGTGGTCCTTTCCAACAATCCTAATGTTGATCCTGATCCAGTGACACCGTCTACATCGTTTAGTAGTGAACAGTCTAACCTTGCCATTAACGGCGGGTTGAATTGGGCGATCTGGCGCTTTACTACTCGTGTAAACGTTGCGTGGCGTGACGAGAAAATTACCCGAACCGCGGAAGCCTACTTGTTCCCGGATCCGTTGGTAGATGATAAAACGGAGGAAAACAGAACTCCCATTTACTTCTATGAGCCTGCGCGCACGACAGTTGATTTGACTGTTAGCTACCGTTTCTGGAAAGAATACTACTTAAGCGTATCGGGCCGTAATATTACTAACGCGGAGCATGAGAGCTACGTCCGCGGTCCTGATCTCCCCGATTATGCGCATACTATCGAACGTTCCAAGTATGGTGTGATGTGGACGGTCGGTATCAGCGGCACGTTCTAA
- a CDS encoding DUF3826 domain-containing protein, translating to MQFSLQNFRSLQRLATLGCLLTMAACANVQAVESPAADPYAAVAQGRAEKIVAKIELDRATAEAVTEIVSQQYQALNKVHEARDQAIAAVREKAAGHPDMVEAAVKAIEAEANEELYALNVAYNASLAGYLNGEQVDAVKDGMTYGRMPRDVGVFDAMLPDLTPEQRAQIYSWIWEAREHAITAGSSNEKHWWFDKYRGRINNYLAQAGYDLKQAEAEWLERERAKKSR from the coding sequence ATGCAATTCAGTCTTCAAAACTTCCGATCTCTTCAACGTCTGGCGACCTTGGGTTGCCTGCTGACGATGGCCGCCTGTGCGAATGTGCAGGCGGTTGAGAGCCCCGCCGCAGATCCTTATGCGGCGGTGGCCCAGGGGCGGGCCGAAAAGATCGTGGCAAAGATCGAGCTTGATCGCGCCACGGCCGAGGCCGTCACTGAAATCGTCTCCCAGCAATACCAGGCCCTGAACAAGGTGCATGAAGCCCGCGATCAGGCGATCGCCGCCGTCCGTGAAAAGGCGGCGGGGCATCCCGACATGGTCGAGGCGGCCGTCAAGGCGATCGAGGCGGAGGCGAATGAAGAACTGTATGCGCTGAACGTCGCTTACAACGCCAGCCTGGCTGGCTATCTCAATGGCGAACAGGTAGATGCGGTCAAGGATGGTATGACTTATGGCCGCATGCCGCGCGACGTGGGCGTGTTTGACGCCATGTTGCCGGACCTGACGCCGGAGCAGCGCGCGCAAATCTACAGCTGGATCTGGGAGGCGCGCGAACATGCCATCACCGCCGGTTCTTCGAATGAGAAGCACTGGTGGTTTGATAAATACCGGGGGCGGATCAACAACTACCTCGCGCAGGCCGGTTACGACTTGAAGCAGGCCGAGGCAGAGTGGCTGGAGCGCGAACGCGCCAAGAAGAGCCGCTAG
- a CDS encoding polysaccharide lyase, translating to MAQYPTITEDVAAESAKRQEAADRRSDEAWEKALPVVKEWAAKGKPYIPFATNPRDLPQADIPAFPGAEGGGMYAFGGRGGQVYVVTNLNDSGPGSFREACEAGGPRIVVFNVAGIIQLKERIRIRAPYITIAGNTAPGDGVCIAGDTVELETHDVVIRHMRFRRGATWVGDRNDSIGGNPIGNIMIDHVSTSWGLDENMSMYRHVYHPDGDRSTSGIKLPTVNLTIQNSISSEALDTYHHAFGSTIGGYNSTFHHNLWANNTGRNASVGMIFDFTFINNTIFNWKHRTTDGGDHRSYYTMINNYYKPGPATNDGPIQYRVIKPEARRSKHFNDDFGRVYAAGNVIEGYPEVTADNWNGGVQLESGYENPEKLLADIRTDRPYPHSYVSIQPAELAYEWVLRNAGATLPKRDPVDERVIEMVRSGKVGYQDGIITDIAQVGGYPEYKGEPYQDSDGDGIPDEWELKYGLDPHDPSDASQDLNGNGYANIEEWINGRDPSAPPAPICTPHTYQDLFWGTKL from the coding sequence ATGGCTCAATATCCGACCATCACGGAAGATGTGGCAGCCGAATCGGCCAAGCGCCAGGAAGCAGCCGACCGTCGATCTGACGAGGCCTGGGAAAAGGCGTTGCCGGTGGTGAAGGAATGGGCGGCCAAGGGTAAGCCCTATATCCCGTTTGCCACCAACCCGCGAGATCTCCCGCAAGCCGATATCCCGGCCTTTCCGGGAGCAGAGGGCGGCGGCATGTATGCCTTTGGCGGTCGCGGCGGCCAAGTCTACGTGGTGACGAACCTCAACGACAGTGGCCCCGGCAGCTTCCGTGAAGCGTGCGAGGCCGGTGGCCCGCGCATCGTGGTTTTCAACGTGGCGGGGATTATCCAACTAAAGGAGCGCATCCGCATCCGCGCGCCCTACATCACCATTGCGGGCAATACGGCCCCGGGCGATGGCGTGTGCATTGCGGGTGATACGGTGGAGCTGGAGACGCACGACGTCGTCATCCGCCACATGCGTTTCCGCCGTGGCGCCACTTGGGTGGGCGACCGCAACGACTCGATCGGCGGCAACCCCATTGGCAACATCATGATCGACCACGTCTCCACGAGCTGGGGGCTGGACGAAAACATGTCGATGTATCGCCACGTCTACCATCCAGACGGCGACCGCAGCACTTCTGGCATCAAGCTGCCGACCGTCAACCTCACGATCCAGAACTCGATCTCCAGCGAAGCGCTCGACACTTACCACCACGCCTTCGGCAGCACCATCGGCGGCTACAACAGCACGTTTCACCACAACCTGTGGGCGAATAATACGGGCCGCAACGCCAGCGTGGGGATGATTTTCGACTTCACCTTTATCAACAACACGATCTTCAACTGGAAGCATCGGACGACCGACGGCGGCGATCATCGTAGCTATTACACGATGATCAACAATTACTACAAGCCCGGCCCCGCCACCAACGACGGGCCCATCCAGTATCGTGTCATCAAGCCTGAAGCACGTCGCAGCAAGCACTTCAACGACGACTTCGGTCGCGTCTACGCAGCCGGCAACGTCATCGAGGGCTACCCGGAGGTGACGGCAGACAACTGGAACGGCGGCGTGCAGCTCGAAAGCGGATACGAAAACCCGGAGAAGCTGCTTGCGGACATCCGCACCGACCGCCCTTACCCGCACTCCTACGTCTCCATCCAACCCGCTGAGCTGGCTTACGAGTGGGTGCTGCGCAACGCGGGGGCTACCTTGCCCAAGCGCGACCCGGTGGACGAGCGCGTCATCGAGATGGTCCGCAGCGGCAAAGTGGGCTACCAAGACGGCATCATTACCGACATTGCTCAAGTGGGGGGCTATCCGGAATACAAGGGCGAGCCTTATCAGGATTCCGACGGCGACGGCATCCCCGACGAGTGGGAGCTGAAGTATGGCCTCGACCCGCACGACCCCAGCGATGCCAGCCAAGACCTCAATGGCAATGGCTACGCCAACATCGAGGAGTGGATCAACGGTCGCGACCCCTCTGCGCCGCCAGCCCCGATCTGCACGCCCCATACCTATCAGGACCTTTTTTGGGGCACCAAGCTTTAG
- a CDS encoding sugar phosphate isomerase/epimerase family protein: MACCADDAPRYQVAVCDWMILKRQKLSAFPRTVEIGADGLELDMGGLGNRPTFDSKLLDPIDRRKFLDAVKEYNIKISSIAMSGFYAQDFATREIRPMLEDTINTMNLMGVKVAFLPLGVQGDLNQHPEKRPAIVERLKLAGEMAEAANVVIGIESALDAQGEKELLDDVGSKAIRSYFNFANPLQAGRDLISELKILGKEYICQIHATDEDRVWLENNDRLDLVAVKKALDEMGWSGWLVLERSRDANNPRDVVGNFGANARYVKKIFQS; encoded by the coding sequence ATGGCCTGCTGTGCCGACGACGCCCCGCGCTACCAGGTGGCTGTCTGCGACTGGATGATCCTCAAGCGCCAGAAGCTCAGCGCCTTCCCTCGCACGGTCGAGATCGGCGCCGATGGCCTGGAGCTGGACATGGGGGGCCTTGGTAACCGCCCCACCTTCGACTCCAAGCTGCTGGACCCGATCGACCGCCGCAAGTTCCTCGACGCCGTGAAGGAGTACAACATCAAGATCAGCTCGATCGCGATGTCTGGCTTCTACGCGCAGGATTTCGCGACCCGTGAGATTCGCCCGATGCTGGAGGACACCATCAACACGATGAACCTGATGGGCGTGAAGGTCGCCTTCCTGCCCCTCGGTGTGCAGGGCGACTTGAACCAGCACCCGGAGAAGCGCCCCGCCATCGTCGAACGCCTCAAGCTGGCCGGTGAGATGGCTGAAGCCGCCAACGTGGTGATCGGGATCGAGAGCGCGCTTGACGCCCAAGGCGAAAAGGAGCTGCTCGACGACGTCGGCTCCAAGGCGATCCGCAGCTACTTCAATTTTGCCAATCCGCTCCAGGCGGGCCGCGATCTGATCAGCGAGTTGAAGATCCTCGGCAAGGAATACATCTGCCAGATCCATGCGACCGATGAGGACCGGGTGTGGCTCGAAAACAACGATCGCCTCGATCTGGTGGCTGTGAAGAAAGCCCTCGACGAGATGGGCTGGAGTGGCTGGCTCGTGCTCGAGCGCTCGCGCGATGCCAACAACCCGCGCGACGTGGTGGGCAACTTCGGGGCAAATGCGCGTTACGTGAAGAAGATCTTCCAAAGCTAG
- a CDS encoding DUF3016 domain-containing protein — MISRVFLLLGALCPAAWGAQALEVSIPEAKEFRDFTLRGQTEENTAIVFEKNLHRYWDNYVADEWPEGYALDLEFTEIDLGGEMAMGNPDERSGNFPPFIRLQYELRGPDGEVVKEGKKSLREATATTLRARRIGTDMVFRYEFAMIHEWLENDLLKQIKKDRA, encoded by the coding sequence ATGATCAGCCGCGTTTTTCTTTTACTGGGGGCCTTGTGCCCCGCCGCCTGGGGCGCTCAGGCGCTGGAAGTTTCCATCCCCGAGGCCAAGGAGTTTCGGGATTTTACCCTCCGCGGGCAGACGGAAGAGAACACCGCTATCGTCTTCGAGAAAAACCTCCACCGCTATTGGGACAACTACGTCGCCGACGAGTGGCCGGAGGGTTATGCGCTCGATCTTGAGTTTACTGAAATCGACCTTGGGGGCGAGATGGCGATGGGTAACCCCGATGAGCGTTCGGGCAACTTCCCGCCCTTTATCCGCCTGCAGTACGAGTTGAGGGGACCCGATGGTGAGGTGGTCAAGGAGGGCAAGAAGTCTCTGCGGGAGGCCACTGCCACGACGCTGCGGGCGCGCCGGATCGGCACGGATATGGTCTTTCGCTACGAGTTTGCCATGATCCACGAGTGGCTGGAGAACGACCTGCTCAAGCAGATCAAAAAAGATCGGGCGTAG
- a CDS encoding glycoside hydrolase family 28 protein — translation MLASRLLRILPLLLALPLFARDYDVKDFGAIADGSELTTEHIQRAIDVCARDGGGRVVVSPGTYLVGSLFLKSRVEFHVQEGAEIQGSIDPEDYPTVWTRVAGIEMDWPAALINARGQHHVTLSGEGTINGRGNEHFWPWYWEMNQKYSDKGLRWVVDYDVGRPFLIQIYNCEDVAIRDLHLKLSAFWTCHIVYSDRVHVDGLTIRNNIDGVPEKEGFGPSTDGVNMDSSRNVIVENCDIDCNDDNITLKSGRDSDGLAVNLPTENIIIRNNIARRGMGMFTIGSETSGSVRNVEVYGNKAIGTTFGLRFKSAKNRGGIVEAINIHDNEMENVRRPIRFELNWFPAYSYGEVLDNPEDHPDHWQKLAQPVPEEEGLPHFRNISIRNLKATNNPKTAIEIFGLEGARVQNVYFENLYIEAAEEPGTISHAENLIFDNVVLKTPKGDRLTEEEGTTANVLWRN, via the coding sequence GTGCTTGCCTCTCGATTGCTACGCATCCTCCCCCTTCTGCTCGCGCTGCCGCTCTTTGCGCGCGACTACGACGTGAAAGACTTTGGCGCCATCGCCGACGGCTCCGAATTGACGACCGAACACATCCAGCGCGCGATCGACGTATGTGCGCGCGACGGCGGCGGCCGCGTAGTCGTCAGCCCCGGCACGTATCTGGTCGGCTCGCTCTTCCTCAAGAGCCGGGTGGAATTCCACGTGCAGGAAGGGGCCGAGATCCAGGGCTCTATCGACCCCGAGGACTACCCGACCGTCTGGACCCGCGTGGCCGGCATCGAGATGGACTGGCCCGCCGCCCTCATTAATGCACGTGGCCAACACCACGTGACGCTCTCCGGCGAAGGGACGATCAACGGTCGTGGCAACGAGCACTTCTGGCCCTGGTATTGGGAAATGAACCAGAAATACTCCGACAAGGGCCTGCGCTGGGTTGTGGACTACGATGTCGGTCGCCCCTTCCTGATCCAGATCTACAACTGTGAAGACGTGGCGATCCGCGACCTGCACCTGAAGCTGTCGGCCTTCTGGACCTGCCACATCGTCTACTCCGACCGCGTGCACGTCGACGGCCTCACCATCCGCAACAACATCGACGGTGTGCCGGAGAAGGAAGGCTTTGGGCCCAGCACCGACGGCGTCAACATGGACTCCAGCCGCAACGTGATCGTCGAAAACTGCGACATCGACTGCAACGACGACAACATCACCCTCAAGTCGGGCCGCGACTCCGACGGCCTCGCCGTAAACCTGCCGACCGAGAACATCATCATCCGCAACAACATCGCTCGACGCGGCATGGGCATGTTCACCATCGGCAGCGAGACCTCCGGCAGCGTGCGCAACGTGGAAGTCTACGGCAACAAGGCGATCGGCACCACCTTCGGCCTGCGCTTCAAGTCGGCCAAGAACCGTGGCGGCATCGTCGAGGCGATCAACATCCACGACAACGAGATGGAAAACGTGCGCCGCCCCATCCGCTTCGAGCTCAACTGGTTCCCGGCCTACAGCTACGGCGAAGTGCTCGACAACCCGGAGGACCATCCCGACCACTGGCAAAAGCTGGCCCAGCCGGTGCCCGAAGAAGAGGGCCTGCCCCACTTCCGCAACATCAGCATCCGCAACCTCAAGGCCACGAACAACCCAAAGACGGCCATCGAGATCTTTGGCCTCGAAGGCGCTCGCGTGCAAAACGTGTATTTCGAAAATCTCTACATCGAGGCGGCGGAAGAGCCCGGCACGATCTCCCACGCCGAAAACCTGATCTTCGACAACGTGGTGCTCAAGACCCCCAAGGGCGACCGCCTGACGGAAGAGGAAGGCACCACCGCCAACGTGCTCTGGCGCAACTAA
- a CDS encoding glycoside hydrolase family 2 TIM barrel-domain containing protein, with protein sequence MLLSLPLGLSGADLLVNALQRPGLSLDGQWAYLVDPYDVGLYDYRARAFDRTNPPSGGFAHDQSWDDETRLIEYGFTDDRTLPVPGDWNSQDEQLWYYEGGIWYRKHFQAPEERAGKRFVLYFGGANYQTDVYLNGRKLGTHIGGFTPFQWEVTEHLREGKNSLVVRVDNRRHPEAVPTTSTDWWNYGGITRSVRLVELPETHVADYWVQLDQEQPDRLQVDLRLDGPDAAGKTVTVRLPELGLSQRFTTGQDGRAQGTMPVKGHTLWSPDHPQLYDLVVESPQDRVGERIGLRTIGTEGQSILLNGQPIYLRGVCLHEENPLRSGRSVTIDEARMLLTWAKELGCNFIRLAHYPHQEAVARLADEMGLLLWEEIPVYWTIQWENPDTLANARNQLAELIQRDRNRASVIIWSVANETPPSDARLAFLRTLIDDVRAQDSTRLVSAALEMHPHPDYPGQQVIADPLGEFTDVVSFNQYIAWYGGGDPDNLKNIRWKVLYDKPIIVSEFGAGAEPGRHGPRLNRFTEEYQAWLYEKTLPMLDGIEGVSGLSPWILVDFRSPRRLLPGVQDNWNLKGLIGRDGQRKQAFYVLQDFYEKKAAEAEGKQE encoded by the coding sequence ATGCTCCTATCCTTGCCTCTGGGCCTCTCCGGCGCAGACCTGCTCGTCAACGCCCTCCAACGCCCGGGGCTTTCGCTCGACGGGCAGTGGGCCTACCTCGTCGACCCCTACGACGTGGGCCTCTACGACTACCGCGCGCGCGCCTTCGACCGCACCAACCCGCCCAGCGGCGGCTTCGCCCACGATCAGTCGTGGGACGACGAGACCCGCCTGATCGAATACGGCTTTACCGACGACCGCACGCTCCCCGTGCCGGGCGACTGGAATTCACAGGACGAGCAGCTGTGGTATTACGAAGGCGGCATCTGGTACCGGAAGCATTTTCAGGCCCCGGAGGAGCGCGCGGGCAAGCGCTTCGTGCTCTACTTCGGCGGTGCCAATTACCAGACCGATGTCTACCTCAACGGTCGCAAGCTGGGCACCCACATCGGCGGCTTCACGCCCTTCCAGTGGGAGGTGACGGAGCACCTCCGCGAGGGGAAGAACTCGCTGGTGGTGCGCGTCGACAACCGCCGCCACCCCGAGGCCGTGCCCACGACTTCGACCGACTGGTGGAACTACGGCGGCATCACCCGCAGCGTTCGCCTCGTGGAGCTGCCGGAGACGCACGTGGCCGACTACTGGGTGCAGCTCGACCAGGAGCAGCCCGACCGCCTGCAAGTCGATTTGCGCCTCGATGGGCCCGACGCCGCCGGCAAGACCGTGACCGTGCGCCTGCCGGAGCTGGGGCTCAGCCAGCGCTTTACTACCGGGCAGGATGGGCGTGCCCAAGGCACGATGCCGGTCAAGGGCCATACGCTCTGGAGCCCCGACCATCCGCAGCTCTACGATCTGGTGGTCGAGAGCCCGCAGGATCGGGTAGGGGAGCGTATCGGCCTGCGCACCATTGGCACCGAGGGGCAGAGTATCCTGCTCAACGGTCAGCCGATCTACCTGCGCGGCGTCTGCCTGCACGAAGAAAACCCGCTGCGCAGCGGCCGGTCCGTCACCATCGACGAAGCGCGCATGCTGCTCACCTGGGCCAAGGAGCTGGGCTGTAACTTTATCCGCCTCGCCCACTACCCTCACCAGGAGGCGGTGGCGCGCCTGGCCGACGAAATGGGGCTGCTGCTGTGGGAAGAGATCCCCGTCTACTGGACGATCCAGTGGGAGAACCCCGATACGCTGGCCAATGCCCGCAACCAGCTGGCCGAGCTGATCCAGCGCGACCGCAACCGCGCGAGCGTCATCATCTGGTCGGTCGCCAACGAGACGCCGCCTTCGGACGCCCGCCTCGCCTTCCTGCGCACCCTGATCGACGACGTGCGGGCGCAGGATTCGACGCGTCTGGTCTCCGCCGCGCTCGAAATGCACCCGCACCCGGATTACCCCGGCCAGCAGGTGATCGCCGACCCGCTGGGCGAATTCACCGACGTGGTGTCGTTCAACCAGTACATCGCCTGGTACGGCGGCGGCGACCCCGACAACCTGAAGAACATCCGCTGGAAGGTGCTCTACGACAAACCCATCATCGTCAGCGAATTTGGTGCCGGAGCCGAGCCGGGCCGCCATGGGCCCCGCCTGAACCGCTTCACCGAAGAATATCAGGCCTGGCTCTACGAAAAGACGCTCCCCATGCTCGACGGCATTGAAGGCGTCTCCGGCCTCAGCCCGTGGATCCTCGTCGATTTTCGCTCTCCGCGCCGCCTCCTCCCCGGCGTGCAGGACAACTGGAACCTCAAGGGCCTCATCGGTCGCGACGGCCAGCGCAAGCAGGCCTTCTACGTCCTGCAGGATTTCTACGAAAAGAAGGCCGCCGAAGCCGAAGGGAAGCAGGAGTAG